One part of the Desulfonema ishimotonii genome encodes these proteins:
- a CDS encoding CC0125/CC1285 family lipoprotein — protein sequence MKKFCLMMFLFLTAGCSSTGYGPYNGHSGYSDLKTDAGVYEVEYVENGMSEIESKKKALVRAAEIGFSSGYLYFDVLEERSELLKDRKFVEGKTEIRKSKDENGVKKTEIKESPSHFEDVIKIKTWMKVRFSNRGGKMSVREYRNIGIASGYIKVGN from the coding sequence ATGAAGAAATTCTGCCTGATGATGTTTTTGTTTTTAACTGCGGGATGCAGCAGTACCGGCTATGGCCCGTACAACGGACATTCCGGGTATTCAGATCTTAAAACAGACGCCGGGGTTTACGAAGTCGAATATGTTGAAAACGGCATGAGCGAGATTGAATCAAAAAAGAAGGCCTTGGTCAGAGCTGCGGAAATCGGGTTCAGTTCAGGGTATTTATATTTTGATGTGCTGGAAGAGAGAAGCGAGCTTTTAAAAGACAGAAAGTTTGTCGAAGGGAAGACCGAGATCAGAAAATCCAAAGACGAGAACGGCGTAAAAAAGACCGAGATAAAGGAATCCCCCAGCCATTTTGAGGATGTTATAAAGATAAAAACATGGATGAAGGTGCGGTTTTCAAACAGGGGCGGGAAGATGTCCGTCCGCGAATACCGGAATATCGGGATTGCGTCCGGGTATATAAAGGTGGGGAATTGA